The following are from one region of the Macrobrachium nipponense isolate FS-2020 chromosome 21, ASM1510439v2, whole genome shotgun sequence genome:
- the LOC135197758 gene encoding retinoid-inducible serine carboxypeptidase-like, producing MFNLPHSARLLIRDMKWVLLWPLVVVVSTVTVKSDPLQEEWGYVTVRPKAHMFWALYHVDQPGDYATYPLIMWLQGGPGCSGVGFGNFIEMGPYDINGNKRPYAWTKSANLLFVDNPVGTGYSYVEDDSALTTDNLQIANDLVTCVKEIFKANPDLEKMPFFVYAESYGGKMTVDFALAFDQAIRNGEVTSDFRGVALGDSWISPMDSINSWGPYLYTMGFVNRAGLNEVNEASAQAQAYVDAGKWTEATDAWAHAEDVIDRVAHGVNLYNVLAEEDIYMLTRRSGDEGLADMTASMRYLYKRHVWDDFGVANDNLSDFMNGPQAQRWNIPPEVVWQQSSSKVFDTLGVDFMKPVIDSVEKLLTETQLLVAVYTGNLDLICSTPGTYQWIENMEWPGKVEWMAAENQPLHVTAYSMQAATVQRSGKFALFTLFRSGHMVPMDVPELALLMVDKITEYSNE from the exons ATGTTTAATCTGCCTCACTCGGCCCGGCTCTTAATTAGGGACATGAAGTGGGTTCTCCTGTGGCCTCTCGTCGTCGTCGTTTCGACTGTTACAG TGAAAAGCGACCCCCTACAAGAGGAATGGGGTTACGTGACAGTCCGCCCAAAAGCCCACATGTTTTGGGCATTATACCATGTGGACCAGCCAGGCGATTACGCGACCTACCCCCTCATCATGTGGCTTCAGGGAGGACCAGGCTGTTCAGGAGTCGGATTCGGGAACTTCATTGAAATGGGGCCTTATGACATCAACGGGAATAAGAGGCCGTATGCCTGG ACGAAGAGTGCCAACCTACTGTTCGTCGACAACCCAGTTGGCACTGGGTACAGCTATGTCGAAGACGACAGTGCCCTGACGACGGACAACTTACAAATAGCCAATGACCTCGTGACCTGCGTCAAGGAGATCTTCAAGGCCAATCCGGACTTGGAGAAGATGCCCTTCTTCGTTTACGCCGAGTCTTACGGTGGCAAAATGACAGTTGATTTTGCTCTTGCATTTGACCAG GCGATCAGAAACGGCGAAGTGACGAGCGATTTCCGTGGAGTGGCTCTCGGGGATTCCTGGATAAGCCCTATGGACTCCATCAATAGTTGGGGTCCTTATCTCTACACGATG GGCTTCGTCAACCGAGCGGGACTGAACGAAGTCAACGAGGCTTCTGCGCAGGCGCAAGCCTACGTCGACGCGGGCAAATGGACGGAGGCCACGGATGCCTGGGCACACGCAGAGGACGTCATTGACCGCGTGGCCCACGGGGTGAACCTCTACAACGTCCTTGCCGAAGAAGACATCTACATGCTGACGAGGAGGTCTGGCGACGAGGGTCTTGCTGACATGACTGCCAGTATGC GGTACCTGTACAAGCGTCACGTGTGGGACGACTTTGGCGTGGCAAACGACAACCTCTCCGACTTCATGAACGGACCCCAGGCACAGCGCTGGAACATACCCCCTGAGGTCGTATGGCAACAGTCGAGTTCGAAAGTGTTTGACACTCTGGGAGTAGACTTCATGAAACCTGTTATCGATTCTG TGGAAAAACTCCTGACCGAAACTCAGCTTCTAGTTGCAGTGTACACAGGCAATCTGGACTTGATCTGCAGCACACCAG GTACATACCAGTGGATAGAAAACATGGAGTGGCCGGGGAAAGTAGAATGGATGGCAGCTGAAAACCAACCGCTACACGTCACTGCTTATTCCATGCAAGCAGCTACTGTTCAGCGCTCGGGGAAATTTGCTCTCTTCACCCTCTTCCGGTCGGGTCATATG